One Chlamydiales bacterium genomic window, GGTTTTTTGTAAGCGACGCATGGAAGCCACATTTGGAGATCATCTTTTAGGACGACGTCTGAACGGTACTGGTCAGCCCATTGACAAAGGTCCTAAAATTCAAGGAAAAAAAATAGCCATTGGCCAGTCTTCTTTTAATCCAGTGTGTCGTACCGTTCCTCATGAGATGGTACGTACTAATATTCCGATGATTGATGTTTTTAATTGTCTTGTTAAGTCACAAAAAATTCCCATTTTTTCTGTCGCAGGTGAACCCTACAATCAGTTACTGATGCGGATTGCAAATCAAACCGATGCTGATGTTGTAGTAATTGGAGGCATGGGTCTGACTTTTGCTGATTATCAGATGTTTGTTGATCATGTGGAAAATTCAGGTTCAGCGGAGAAAACGGTCATGTTTATCCATAGAGCAGTTGATCCTCCTGTAGAATGCTTACTTGCTCCTGATATTGCTTTAACCACTGCTGAACAATTCGCCATTCAAGGCAAGGATGTGTTGGTATTGCTGACAGATATGACGGCTTTTGCTGATGCAATTAAGGAGATTTCAATTACGATGGACCAGATTCCTGCAAATCGTGGTTATCCTGGTTCTCTCTATTCTGATCTTGCTTCTCGTTATGAAAAAGCGGTAGATATTGCAGATAGTGGGTCGATTACCTTGATGAGTGTGACTACTATGCCTGGAGATGATGTGACACATCCGGTTCCTGATAATACAGGCTATATTACAGAAGGGCAATTCTATCTCCGTGGTGGACATATTGACCCATTTGGCTCACTCTCTCGTTTGAAACAGCAAGTGATTGGAAAGGTAACTCGAGAAGATCATGGAGACATTGCTAATGCATTGATTCGTTTATACGCGGATTCTAAAAAAGCAAAAGAACGTCAAGCCATGGGGTTTAAAATTTTGCGTTGGGATGAAAAGCTGCTGAATTTTGCGAGTGATTTTGAAAAGAAAATGATGAATCTTGAAGTCAATATTACTCTTGAAGAAGCGTTGGATTTAGGATGGAAAATTTTATCAGATTGTTTTCAAAGGCATGAAGTTGGCATTAAGCAGAGTTTAGTCGATAAATATTGGGCAGGTTAATCTCTAGCATAAACATGAAACTAACTTATATTTTGGGATTTACGAAAAAATGATTTGTATTTAAATGGCAGTAGTAAAATTAACAAAAAATCAGTTACGACTTGAACAAATTCAGCTATCTCAGCTCGAAAAGTACCTTCCTACTCTTCAACTAAAGAAAGCGATGTTACAGACAGTAGTGCAGGAGGTGCGTACAGAGATTTTATTATTACAGAATCATTTTCATGAGTCTCGTTTAATTGCGACCCAATCCGCTGGGTTGTTAAATGAGCGGTTGGGCTTGAATTTTAAGTTAGCAGGCAAAGTGAAACAAGTTGAAAAGGTGTATGAAAATATAGCCGGAGTTGAGATACCTGTTTACAAAGATATTGAATTTGAGCCATTTGAGTATTCTCTTTTTGGTACACCAGCATGGATAGATGGAGTAGTTAATGAGTTGAGAATGATGGTTATTGCGCGAATTAAAGTATTGATTGCTGAGGAAAAGAAGAGAGCTCTTGAAAAGGAATTGCAAGAAGTTTCTATTCGTGTCAATCTTTTTGAAAAAAGTCTGATTCCTAAAGCTAAAAAAAATATTAAAAGAATCAAGGTTTTCTTGGGAGACCAGGAACTGACAGCAATTGGACAGGCTAAAGTGGCTAAAGCTAAGCTAGAGCAGAGGAAAAATGCGCATTGATATTAATAAATATCTTTTGATGGGCCCTATGAGCATGCGAGACCAGTGTTTTCAAGAGATTCAAAAATTAGGAATCATGGATTTTATTGCTGACAAATCATCTCGATTACAGACTTCACCGGAAATTCAGAATTTCATAGATGCGCTTCATATCTTACATCGTATGGTGCCTGTGAAGCAAGAATCTGTTCATGATGATCGCTCAGCTCCTGTTTTAGCCCATCATGTGATTGAAAGAAACCGTGAGTTAGAAGCACTTCAAGAAAAAGTTCGTGTTTTAGAAAAAGAGATGAGTCGGATTGAAATTTTTGGGAATTTTTTACTCTCTGATCTTGCAGATATTACACAACAAACTGGATGGATTTTTCAGTTTTTTTTCGCTAAAACAAGTCAATCATTAGAGGCTCCTAAAGATTCTAGAGTCATTTTTATTGATCATGCTCATGGACTTGATTATTTCATTGCAATAAATAAACAACCTACGAGTTATCACGGTTTTGTCGAAATTATTATCGAGCATTCTGTTGGGGATCTTAAGGATGAGATTGCTCAAGCGAAGCGATACATTGATGAGTATGAGACTGAATTAGCCATGCTTGCTCACAACAAAAAAGTATTGAAACGAGGACTCGTTACTGCTTTAAATCACTATCATCTTGAAGAAGCAAAAGCAGATCTCAAATCTCTTTTAGAGGGAGAGATGTTTGCAATTGAAGGATGGATTCCAAAGAACAAAATTGCAATTTTAAAAAAATTTGCTAACGAATTTAATATTTATATTGAGCCAATTCAGATTGAAGTAGAGGATAAAGTCCCTACCTATTTAGAAAATAAGGGATCTGCGCGTCTTGGTCAAGATTTAATCAGCATCTATGATACTCCTTCAAGTACAGATAAAGACCCCTCGCTTTGGGTGTTTATTGCTTTTGGGGTATTTTTTTCTATGATTCTTGCTGATGCTGGATATGGACTACTCTTATTTGGATTGTCGCTCTTTTGCTATTTTAAATTTGGGAAAAAAACCGCAGGTTTGACTAAGCGAATCACCTTATTAATGATGAGTTTATCGATTGGAAGTATCCTCTGGGGAGTCATGTTAACTTCATTTTTTGGGATTGAACTTGAGTTTGATAACAAATTACGCCATCTCTCTCTTATCAATTGGATGGTTGAACAAAAAGCAGATTATCTACTTAGCCATCATCCAAAAGCTTATATGGATCTTATTGATGAATACCCTAATTTGAAGACAGCAAAGACACCTGAGCAGTTTTTGATTGGTGTTAAACGAGATCAAGAAGGGATGGGAAGATATTTAATTTATGATACTTTTAATAAAAATGTTTTAATTGAATTAGCAATTTTTGTCGGTACTATTCATATTATCCTCTCATTTGTACGTTATTTAGATCGAAATTGGGCGGGTTTAGGTTGGATTCTTTTTATGATAGGAGCTTATCTTTATTTTCCAATTGTTTTAGGTGCTTTATCAATGATTCATTATATCTTTCATATTCCCTATGAGGTAGGGGGAGAAGTTGGAAAATATATTCTTTTTATTGGTTTGGGTCTCACTGTAATTTTGGCTTTAATTCAAAAAAGATTGCAAGGTCTTGGCGAAATTATGCATGTCATTGAAGTATTCGCAGACGTGATGTCTTATCTGCGGATTTATGCGCTTTCACTTGCAGGTATGATTATGGGAGCTACTTTTAATCAAATTGGAACCTCTATGCCCATCTATATCGGGATTTTTGTTATGATCGCTGGCCATGCGATTAATATTACTTTAGCAATTATGGGAGGAGTGATCCATGGGTTACGTCTGAATTTTATTGAATGGTATCACTATAGTTTTGATGGTGGAGGGAAAGAATTTTGTCCTTTAAAAATGATTAAATTAGATTAGGAGAATAAATATGAATTATGATGTTGTTGGGCCAGCTCTTGTCCTTGGACTCGCAATGATTGGCAGTTCATTTGGATGCGGAATTGCTGGAATGGCTTCCCATGCTATAATGGCTCGTATTGATGAGGGACATGGCAAGATGATCGGCATGTCTGCGATGCCATCATCGCAAGCAATTTATGGATTTATTCTGATGCTTCTTATGAATGGAGCCATTAAAGAGCAGTCTCTTTCTCCCTTAGGAGGTATTGCGATTGGAATTTCAGTAGGTTTTGCTTTGCTCTTCTCATCTGTGATGCAAGGAAAATGTTGTGCAACTGGGATTCAAGCTTCAGCAAAACAGCCATCCATTTATGGAAAGTGTTATGCTGCGATTGGGATTGTCGAATCTTTTTCTCTTTTTTCCTTTGTATTCGCGTTACTTTTGATTTAGAACTATGCGCCTGATCATTGGACTTATGGGCTCTCTATTTCTTTATGGATGCTACCATTGTCCTTTAGATTGTCGTTCAGAATCTCTTTATCCTGAATATTTAGCGAGTCAACATATTCTGACTCCAGATCCATATGATCATTGTTTTTTTGGCCAGCAAATTGTTATTCGAT contains:
- a CDS encoding V-type ATP synthase subunit B — translated: MKTVHDRINNIRGNLVTVTAVGAFLGELAQIERKDRSPIYASVLQIEGDRVTLQVFGGTRGISTGDKVVFCKRRMEATFGDHLLGRRLNGTGQPIDKGPKIQGKKIAIGQSSFNPVCRTVPHEMVRTNIPMIDVFNCLVKSQKIPIFSVAGEPYNQLLMRIANQTDADVVVIGGMGLTFADYQMFVDHVENSGSAEKTVMFIHRAVDPPVECLLAPDIALTTAEQFAIQGKDVLVLLTDMTAFADAIKEISITMDQIPANRGYPGSLYSDLASRYEKAVDIADSGSITLMSVTTMPGDDVTHPVPDNTGYITEGQFYLRGGHIDPFGSLSRLKQQVIGKVTREDHGDIANALIRLYADSKKAKERQAMGFKILRWDEKLLNFASDFEKKMMNLEVNITLEEALDLGWKILSDCFQRHEVGIKQSLVDKYWAG
- a CDS encoding ATP synthase subunit C codes for the protein MNYDVVGPALVLGLAMIGSSFGCGIAGMASHAIMARIDEGHGKMIGMSAMPSSQAIYGFILMLLMNGAIKEQSLSPLGGIAIGISVGFALLFSSVMQGKCCATGIQASAKQPSIYGKCYAAIGIVESFSLFSFVFALLLI
- a CDS encoding V-type ATP synthase subunit D → MAVVKLTKNQLRLEQIQLSQLEKYLPTLQLKKAMLQTVVQEVRTEILLLQNHFHESRLIATQSAGLLNERLGLNFKLAGKVKQVEKVYENIAGVEIPVYKDIEFEPFEYSLFGTPAWIDGVVNELRMMVIARIKVLIAEEKKRALEKELQEVSIRVNLFEKSLIPKAKKNIKRIKVFLGDQELTAIGQAKVAKAKLEQRKNAH
- a CDS encoding V-type ATP synthase subunit I, which codes for MRIDINKYLLMGPMSMRDQCFQEIQKLGIMDFIADKSSRLQTSPEIQNFIDALHILHRMVPVKQESVHDDRSAPVLAHHVIERNRELEALQEKVRVLEKEMSRIEIFGNFLLSDLADITQQTGWIFQFFFAKTSQSLEAPKDSRVIFIDHAHGLDYFIAINKQPTSYHGFVEIIIEHSVGDLKDEIAQAKRYIDEYETELAMLAHNKKVLKRGLVTALNHYHLEEAKADLKSLLEGEMFAIEGWIPKNKIAILKKFANEFNIYIEPIQIEVEDKVPTYLENKGSARLGQDLISIYDTPSSTDKDPSLWVFIAFGVFFSMILADAGYGLLLFGLSLFCYFKFGKKTAGLTKRITLLMMSLSIGSILWGVMLTSFFGIELEFDNKLRHLSLINWMVEQKADYLLSHHPKAYMDLIDEYPNLKTAKTPEQFLIGVKRDQEGMGRYLIYDTFNKNVLIELAIFVGTIHIILSFVRYLDRNWAGLGWILFMIGAYLYFPIVLGALSMIHYIFHIPYEVGGEVGKYILFIGLGLTVILALIQKRLQGLGEIMHVIEVFADVMSYLRIYALSLAGMIMGATFNQIGTSMPIYIGIFVMIAGHAINITLAIMGGVIHGLRLNFIEWYHYSFDGGGKEFCPLKMIKLD